TGATAAACCATAGTGGCACTGGTTGTTTATGAACCCAATAATGGTTGCTGTACCATTCTTTGTAATCGTAAGGCAATACAGGATCTTCGTAAAGTGTTGGTGTTAGCGGATGGGAAATCATGTTTTTTGCCACAAGTGCATGATAACGCTCGTCCCAGGGGTGTAAATAATTATCTGAAGACACATATACCCTTAAAATAAAACCTGCTATTATTACGAGTAATAAAGCAGGTTTTATTTTACAAATTTTAAAAAACAATACATTGCGATTCCATACATCGCCAATGTTATTTATAAAATTATTAATCCGGTTACATGTGCCGTCATTTATGATAAATCATTCACGATATTTAAATTAATTTTATTGCACCAACACCAAATACCCCCAGGCCGGAATATTAACTTTTTTACCCGTTTTTATTTTTGTTTTTTTCCGGTGAAGTAGTTTTTTATATTTTCCGCCATCGGTTGAAAATACGGCATCGTGTGCGTCGGAAGATAAATTTAGTATAACCATTGCTTTATTATCTCCAGCCGTGCGGGTGTAACAATAAATTTTATCGTGTTGTGTAGCAACTCTTGTATATGCACCACCATAGGAGCCATTCCATAAAGCAGGGTTATCTTCTTTTAATTGAATAAGTGTTGTATAAAACTGCGTGTAATTTTGTGTCGACCCAGGTTATTGGATCTTTATCGAAAAATTTCAATCGGCGATCCAATGCAACTTCCTGACCGGAATACAT
This genomic interval from Bacteroidota bacterium contains the following:
- a CDS encoding glycosyltransferase family 39 protein — encoded protein: MFFKICKIKPALLLVIIAGFILRVYVSSDNYLHPWDERYHALVAKNMISHPLTPTLYEDPVLPYDYKEWYSNHYWVHKQPVPLWFISASLQVFGINEFAVRIPGILLTTLGIFLVYYIGNFF
- a CDS encoding alpha-glucosidase C-terminal domain-containing protein; the encoded protein is MQLKEDNPALWNGSYGGAYTRVATQHDKIYCYTRTAGDNKAMVILNLSSDAHDAVFSTDGGKYKKLLHRKKTKIKTGKKVNIPAWGYLVLVQ